A window of the Hevea brasiliensis isolate MT/VB/25A 57/8 chromosome 6, ASM3005281v1, whole genome shotgun sequence genome harbors these coding sequences:
- the LOC110650254 gene encoding uncharacterized protein LOC110650254: MASVSGLGIGLSLVFGCLLLALVAELYYLLWWKKRVTNGEVEDEDYSSNYAKEFFDLICWKKPSSLQVNNTIQDRVRDPEAHGQEPDLELGTSKDLLLKAFGEESVESELMRLHNLAGPPRFLFTINEETKEDLESEDGKSRGDRRSRTRSLSDLIVAVDTPFLTPLASPRLKSPPLDSYNQHGFNPLFESSTDAEINRLRSSPPPKFKFLREAEEKLFRKLMEEAEKRAAKNCASVQDSGIKPPNSTMITEETKGSFLGFIVSKNNKERDILNHLPQYPSSSSQVLPLASSPTAFRPLDKKPTSH, encoded by the coding sequence ATGGCATCTGTCAGTGGTTTAGGAATAGGTTTGAGTTTAGTCTTTGGTTGCCTTCTTTTGGCACTTGTTGCAGAGCTCTACTATTTGCTATGGTGGAAGAAGAGAGTCACCAACGGAGAAGTTGAAGATGAGGATTATAGCAGCAACTATGCAAAGGAATTCTTTGACCTAATCTGCTGGAAGAAACCCTCCTCTTTGCAAGTTAACAACACCATTCAAGACAGAGTGAGAGACCCAGAAGCACATGGCCAAGAACCAGACTTAGAATTAGGCACAAGCAAGGATTTGCTTCTAAAAGCTTTTGGTGAAGAAAGTGTAGAATCAGAGCTCATGAGGCTACACAATCTCGCAGGCCCACCAAGATTTCTCTTCACAATCAACGAGGAAACAAAGGAGGATTTGGAGTCTGAAGATGGGAAATCTAGGGGCGATAGGAGGTCAAGAACAAGAAGTTTGAGTGATCTTATAGTGGCTGTTGACACTCCATTCCTTACCCCTTTAGCTTCTCCACGTTTAAAGTCTCCTCCTTTGGATTCTTATAATCAACATGGATTCAATCCTCTCTTTGAATCATCAACGGATGCAGAGATTAACAGGCTGAGATCATCACCACCGCCAAAATTCAAGTTCTTGAGAGAAGCAGAGGAGAAATTGTTCAGAAAATTAATGGAAGAAGCTGAGAAAAGGGCAGCTAAAAACTGTGCCTCTGTTCAAGATTCTGGGATTAAACCTCCTAATTCAACAATGATAACAGAGGAGACAAAGGGTTCTTTCCTGGGCTTCATTGTTAGTAAAAACAACAAGGAAAGAGATATTCTTAATCATCTTCCTCAATATCCTTCAAGCTCTTCTCAGGTACTCCCATTGGCTTCTTCACCAACAGCATTCAGACCATTAGACAAGAAGCCCACTTCCCATTAA